A single genomic interval of Spirosoma taeanense harbors:
- a CDS encoding DEAD/DEAH box helicase: protein MAERITYGKTWWGQQWLNALTQIDEANRLPRGKTYANKGAVQGLKIDSNQISASVKGSRPRPYKVKLTVPLFSKQERDWLVTEILENPATLAQLLNRQLPQELINFADQRGIRLFPRSFDDLGMGCSCPDFAIPCKHLAAVVYVIANEIDRNPFLVFQLKGLDILDELKNQQADVISGSVETVLSLRDLGTDDLPDDEDWTPDETARAQLDFATIPSLADQLLDLLQPEVTFTKSDFLKSLSKAYKLFSKPLGEPSTTPKSPIQKRNVRAKQKATEQPDPSDSIELQLDEFMEVKKIGVFTEHGEQRSFADFDLGDLTDWLQTLPEADFAEMSDSVRSLYLTNQFSLALLRRGAVVPQLLRVGPTEEQYRVRWLPATLNEAVRHQTELMAAQLPPLLLTMRWQKEWLALPGLEQVLTLCSLLMRPLINQTTIELWERWPLEDADRLFFGVETIRFEGFGKREMPLAMQLWLNDFFLTHKRFVPILAVEDSELGEEFRVSLLIGDNEATQIKPPAETTKPAAANSKKPVSTTAVAPPIALREILSERKHAGIRMAVLQDLLVLSRHFPDLAQLTKTDGPEHLFYKSADFVKVLLDTLPRMQLLGISLLLPKSLRHWVRPAVGGRLRAKANVSPSNSFMRLDDMLTFDWQVALGDEMVSVKEFQKLVSNSTGLVKIKDQYVLVDPNDLNKLYKQLENPPELTGTDLLRAALSEEYKGGRLGLSADVRELVKQFTESEAQPLPDALNAQLRPYQHRGYDWLVKNTALGMGSLLADDMGLGKTLQVIALLLKFKQEGRFQKQKGLVVLPTTLLTNWQKEIARFAPDLHPHVYHGSGRKMPASTTYDLLLTTYGVVRSDLETVKKITWAVVIIDEAQNIKNADTEQTKAVKALKAPIRIALSGTPVENRLSEFWSIMDFVNRGYLGGLSKFNEEFGKPIQQERDHQKLEQFRRVTSPFLLRRVKTDKTIISDLPDKIENNQFCSLTPEQTALYESVVQESIRAIEDKEGIARRGLVLKLMTALKQIGNHPYQYLKEGNRTGGPANPALSGKATLLLNLLETIYANHEKVLIFTQYREMGELLQQFIQQAFGQEPLFLHGGTSRSDRDQMVEQFQKNRSDHTFILSLKAGGTGLNLTQANHVIHYDLWWNPAVEAQATDRAFRIGQTKNVLVYRLMNQGTLEEKIDAMIRSKKELADLSVKTGETWLGDLSDDELKELVSLG, encoded by the coding sequence TATAAAGTAAAACTGACCGTACCGCTGTTTTCAAAACAGGAACGCGACTGGCTGGTAACCGAAATCCTGGAGAATCCGGCCACGCTGGCCCAACTCTTAAACCGACAGCTTCCTCAGGAATTGATCAATTTCGCGGATCAACGAGGCATCCGGCTGTTTCCACGCTCGTTTGACGATCTGGGAATGGGTTGCTCCTGTCCTGATTTCGCTATTCCCTGCAAACACCTGGCGGCCGTCGTTTATGTAATCGCCAATGAAATTGATCGCAATCCATTCTTGGTTTTTCAACTCAAGGGCCTGGATATCCTCGATGAGCTTAAGAACCAGCAGGCCGATGTTATCAGCGGCAGCGTGGAAACGGTGCTGTCGCTACGGGATCTGGGCACCGACGATTTGCCCGACGATGAAGACTGGACACCCGATGAAACCGCCCGCGCTCAACTCGACTTTGCTACCATTCCGTCCCTCGCCGATCAACTGCTGGATTTGCTTCAGCCGGAGGTAACGTTTACGAAGAGTGATTTTCTGAAATCGCTGAGTAAAGCGTACAAACTGTTCAGTAAACCCCTGGGCGAGCCGTCTACAACGCCCAAATCGCCTATTCAGAAGCGTAACGTCCGGGCGAAGCAAAAAGCTACCGAGCAACCTGATCCCAGCGACAGCATTGAATTGCAGTTGGATGAGTTCATGGAGGTCAAAAAAATTGGCGTCTTTACTGAACACGGCGAGCAGCGGTCGTTCGCTGATTTTGACCTGGGGGACCTCACCGACTGGCTGCAAACGCTGCCCGAAGCCGATTTTGCCGAAATGAGCGATTCGGTACGGTCGTTATACTTGACCAACCAGTTCTCGCTTGCGCTGCTGCGTCGGGGCGCGGTAGTCCCCCAGTTACTACGCGTGGGACCAACTGAAGAACAGTATCGCGTGCGCTGGCTGCCCGCCACACTCAACGAAGCCGTTCGGCACCAGACCGAACTAATGGCCGCGCAACTTCCTCCCCTGCTGCTAACCATGCGCTGGCAAAAGGAATGGCTGGCCCTGCCTGGTCTGGAACAGGTACTGACGCTTTGCTCGCTGCTGATGCGGCCGCTCATTAACCAGACAACCATCGAACTCTGGGAGCGCTGGCCCCTCGAGGATGCCGACCGACTGTTTTTTGGGGTTGAGACAATCCGGTTTGAGGGTTTTGGAAAGCGCGAGATGCCGCTGGCTATGCAGCTCTGGCTGAATGACTTTTTCCTGACTCACAAACGCTTCGTGCCCATTCTGGCTGTGGAAGACAGCGAACTGGGCGAAGAATTTCGCGTCAGCCTGCTTATTGGAGATAACGAAGCCACTCAGATTAAGCCACCTGCCGAAACAACGAAGCCGGCTGCGGCCAACAGTAAGAAACCGGTTTCGACAACAGCAGTCGCACCGCCGATTGCGCTACGCGAAATCCTGAGCGAACGTAAACACGCCGGTATCCGCATGGCGGTACTGCAGGACCTGCTGGTTCTGTCGCGGCACTTTCCCGACCTGGCGCAGCTGACCAAAACGGATGGCCCTGAGCACCTGTTCTATAAATCGGCGGATTTCGTTAAGGTGCTGCTCGATACGCTGCCGCGTATGCAGTTGCTGGGCATTTCGTTGCTGCTGCCTAAATCCCTGCGGCACTGGGTGCGGCCGGCCGTGGGTGGGCGGCTCCGTGCCAAGGCCAACGTCTCACCGAGCAACTCGTTTATGCGGCTGGATGATATGCTCACGTTCGACTGGCAGGTGGCCCTCGGCGATGAAATGGTCAGCGTTAAGGAATTCCAGAAGCTGGTTAGTAATTCAACCGGGCTCGTTAAAATCAAAGATCAGTACGTGCTGGTTGATCCGAACGACCTGAACAAGCTGTATAAGCAGCTCGAAAACCCACCAGAACTCACCGGGACCGACCTGCTCCGGGCGGCTCTGTCGGAAGAATACAAAGGCGGTCGGCTGGGGTTGTCGGCAGATGTGCGTGAGCTGGTCAAACAATTCACCGAGAGTGAAGCCCAGCCATTGCCCGACGCTCTCAACGCTCAGTTACGTCCTTACCAGCATCGGGGCTACGACTGGCTCGTGAAGAACACCGCCCTGGGTATGGGCAGCCTGCTGGCCGATGATATGGGCCTGGGTAAAACCCTGCAAGTCATTGCGCTGCTGCTCAAATTCAAGCAGGAAGGGCGTTTCCAGAAGCAGAAAGGTTTGGTTGTACTCCCAACGACCCTGCTCACCAACTGGCAGAAAGAGATTGCCCGCTTTGCGCCCGACCTGCACCCTCATGTCTATCATGGCTCGGGCCGTAAGATGCCTGCCAGCACTACCTACGACCTGCTGCTGACAACCTATGGCGTGGTTCGCTCCGATCTGGAAACGGTAAAGAAGATCACCTGGGCGGTAGTCATTATCGACGAAGCGCAGAACATAAAAAACGCCGATACGGAGCAGACAAAGGCCGTTAAAGCCTTAAAAGCCCCCATCCGGATTGCCCTCAGCGGGACGCCCGTCGAAAACCGGCTATCGGAATTCTGGAGCATCATGGACTTTGTTAACAGAGGGTATCTGGGCGGACTAAGCAAGTTTAACGAAGAGTTTGGCAAGCCAATTCAGCAGGAGCGCGACCATCAGAAACTCGAACAGTTTCGGCGCGTAACGAGTCCTTTCCTGCTCCGGCGCGTCAAGACCGATAAAACCATTATCAGCGACCTACCCGACAAGATTGAGAATAACCAGTTCTGTTCGCTGACACCGGAGCAAACCGCTCTCTACGAAAGTGTGGTCCAGGAAAGTATCCGAGCCATTGAAGATAAGGAAGGCATTGCCCGGCGCGGGCTAGTGCTCAAACTGATGACGGCCCTGAAACAGATTGGCAATCATCCCTACCAGTACCTGAAAGAAGGCAACCGCACCGGCGGACCGGCTAACCCGGCGCTGTCGGGCAAAGCAACGCTGCTGCTGAATCTGCTCGAAACCATCTACGCCAACCACGAAAAGGTGTTGATTTTTACGCAGTACCGCGAGATGGGTGAATTACTACAGCAGTTCATTCAGCAGGCATTTGGCCAGGAGCCGCTCTTTCTGCACGGTGGCACGTCACGCTCCGACCGCGACCAGATGGTTGAGCAATTCCAGAAAAACCGCTCCGACCATACGTTCATTCTGTCGCTGAAAGCAGGTGGAACGGGCCTCAACCTGACCCAGGCGAACCACGTCATTCACTATGATCTGTGGTGGAACCCGGCCGTGGAAGCGCAGGCAACGGACCGGGCTTTTCGGATTGGTCAGACCAAAAACGTGCTGGTGTACCGCCTGATGAACCAGGGCACGCTGGAGGAAAAGATTGACGCTATGATCCGCAGCAAGAAAGAACTGGCTGACCTCAGCGTTAAAACCGGCGAAACCTGGCTGGGCGATCTGAGCGACGATGAACTAAAGGAACTGGTGTCGCTGGGTTAG
- a CDS encoding CPBP family intramembrane glutamic endopeptidase — protein sequence MKALWKDLLTHLRADFRPDLYLAVALWVAFLLSVNYYLDFEDSYIDSFQGKPLWPVLYFGLYATAYYVSVWLWTRFNDRPDVWRSRQFWLRSGYALVFYSIYAGFYAHATWSRELFDGQIFVFLYYCLHNLQSVLTIVLPLYVFYRLVDQRRHASSFYGMAPKQKGLALYALLLALMIPLITLASFQPDFLASYPTYRDTNANEFLGVPEWITVLIYELCYGWDFVPTELLFRGFLVIGMSQVLGRGAVLPMVVWYSAIHFGRPVGEAVSSIFGGYLLGVLALSTRSIWGGLLIHIGIAWGMELAAFLQGWRP from the coding sequence ATGAAAGCCCTCTGGAAAGACCTGCTTACCCACCTTCGTGCCGATTTTCGACCGGATTTGTATCTGGCTGTGGCGCTATGGGTTGCGTTCCTTCTCAGCGTTAACTACTACCTCGATTTCGAAGATTCGTATATCGATTCGTTTCAGGGTAAACCCCTCTGGCCGGTTCTGTATTTTGGCCTGTATGCCACGGCCTATTACGTCAGCGTCTGGCTCTGGACGCGGTTTAATGATCGACCCGATGTTTGGCGCTCTCGTCAGTTCTGGCTACGGAGTGGGTATGCGCTCGTTTTCTACTCGATTTACGCCGGATTTTACGCGCATGCCACCTGGAGCCGTGAACTCTTCGATGGGCAGATTTTTGTTTTTCTGTACTACTGTCTGCATAATCTGCAGTCAGTTCTAACCATTGTGCTGCCATTATACGTATTCTACCGGTTGGTAGACCAGCGACGACACGCCAGCAGTTTTTACGGTATGGCACCCAAACAAAAAGGGTTGGCCTTGTATGCGCTGTTGCTGGCTTTAATGATTCCACTGATTACGCTGGCGTCGTTCCAGCCCGACTTCCTGGCGTCGTACCCGACGTACCGCGATACGAATGCCAACGAGTTCTTAGGTGTACCCGAATGGATAACAGTCCTGATTTATGAACTCTGCTACGGCTGGGACTTTGTCCCGACGGAGCTTCTTTTCCGGGGCTTTCTGGTCATTGGCATGAGTCAGGTACTGGGTCGTGGTGCCGTCTTGCCGATGGTGGTCTGGTATTCAGCCATTCACTTTGGCCGACCCGTGGGCGAAGCGGTTTCGTCCATCTTCGGCGGCTACTTACTGGGCGTGCTGGCCCTAAGTACCCGTAGCATCTGGGGTGGCCTGCTCATTCATATTGGCATTGCCTGGGGCATGGAACTAGCCGCTTTTTTGCAGGGCTGGCGTCCCTGA